The nucleotide sequence CCCTTGAGTGATCCACACATCCTCGTCTGCAAAGCGCACGTTTATCTTTACCAAGCCGTTATCGTCTTGGTAGATGATGAGATGATTATCATTCTTTCCTTTTGTCATTACTACTTTATATAGAGCCTTTTTTCTACTCCGTGACAACTTCAAATATATCTTCTATTGTCGCAGATAAATCTTTAACTGTCTTCTTTTTCTTAAAGTGAACCAAAGATGGAATCTGTACCCATCTTTCATCGCCATCAATGAAACTGCAATCCTCCAACAATCCAAACAGTTCTTTTGCGTATTTCTTTGCTCTGCATTCAAACTGTATTTTCAGTTCATGGTACTGACAGAATCCTATCCATAATATACAATGCGCTCTATCTTGTTTGAGCCAGATTTCATTGCCGAAACTATCACCATACTGTTTGTACATATCGAGTTGATTTAGATCGTGATAATCAAAGCCATAATTATTAGCTATAGTATTTGCTATTTTCGCTCTTTCTGTATCAAGTGCCACTTTTGCATATTGCTTTCTTGGGACTGCAAACATGATATGACCTTCATACCAATATATTCTAAGTACAGCCTTTCCACTTGCTTCTTCAGTAGCAATCCAGTCATATAGTTTGATATCGTGACGAATCCTGTTCACAGCCATATTGCAGTACTCAATCTCCACATCTGATGTACCAGGCCAGGATGTAAAATTTTCAGCATTATCTATGTATTCAGAAAGTCCTTTCTTAACGGTTTCAACATTATCACTCTCCAGAACATTTGTTAGCATTTTCCTTACACTATTGTTCGATGCTAAAATATTCTTTAAGTACTTATTGGTTTCAGCTCGTTCTGTTATAAAGCGATTTCTTATGTCATCCCATGTAACAAACTGACTTGCAATAGCACGAATCAGTAAATGGTCTTGACGATATGCTGGTGAAATTCCAGATTCATCAAACATATCTTTTGCAAGAGACAAACTATGTTGGTAATCTGACAAAGACATACCTTCTTTATAGAAGAACATTACCATACCTCTAAAGTATGGGTGTTTTTCTGCATCTTCAAAGATAGGGAGCCATTCGTCATTTTCTGCTATACGGGAAGCTTTCAACACCTCTTCAAGTAAAGCTCTATTTTCCCTCTCGTCAGTATTGTCTTCTTTCCACAGGGATAGGGCATAGTAGAATGAATCTCCATCAGACAATCTTTTGGCTATGCTGTGAATAATAGCTGAGAATTTCCTAATTAATGATGAAACAGGAGTAAGGCTGTCAATATTTGTGTTCTCGACAACATTCCATACAATTCGCATCCACTGTTTGAAAGCTTCAGTATCAAATGACTTAAATGCTTCAATAAACTCAATGACAGCACCAAACGTAATAAGTTTAATGTGGGTCATCTTGGTATTAATATTGCTATAGAAATCATCACCTTCCAATGATGGCTTTTCCCATGTAGGAACCAGCATTTCGTATATAGCCTTTTTGGAATCTTTGAAATCATACTGATAGAAAGTATCAAGCACTTTATCTAATGTCAACACATATTCTGGATGATTTGTTAGAATCGACTTAAATTCTTGGAATCCAAGATATTCGTTAGCCTCGGTTCGACTCTCTGCATCTGTATAAATCTTCCTCAATGTGGAATCCTGTCGTATATCCCTGTCATTGACAATATCTTTTGTAGAGATAATGTATTTGCATGCAAAGAATCGTGAGAAGAAGCTCATATAAGAAGCATCAAAGTTCTCAAATCCTTTCCTCCAGAATATGTCAATCCATTTAGCGTCCAGTTTGACCGAGAAATTGAAATGGAACTCAACCTGCTCTTCACTGTCTTTACAGTAAAGAGGGACCTGTTCCTTGAATGGTGGATAATCAATTCCGCCAATATAATTTGTCAAGTCAGCCTTAAAATTCTCAAATGGACTTAGTTGTAAACCACGGGCATTCATCTTAATATACAACTCCTCAGACAGATTGAAGAAGCCCAAAGACTTCACATAGAACTGGATATTTGCCAATTTTGTGTAAAGAGCTTTATTGTCTTGATTGATATAGCGTTCATGTATAGCATCGAGCATAGTCAGCATAGCAGTTATAGTGCTATCTCTATCAAATGACTTGAAATACCATTTTGCTTGTCTGATCACTTTCGATGGTGTCTGGCCAGACAAATCAATACGATAGGAGGCAAGCTTATGGCAAAATACCGTTGAAGTAGAACGTGTTTCATAGACAAAGCGATGCAGTGCATCACGTATTACCTTATTTTCCTCCTCGTCTTCTGTCAGTTCACAATTGGTTATATACCAATAAACGAGGAACAAGGTGGTCATTCGCTGCTGACCATCCAGTAGTTCCATCACATATTCGTCATTAGATGGGCGAACAATGCCATAGATGAAATTGAAGTCAAATATCTCATCTGTCTTAAAATTCTCAAACATTTCATTCAATAAGGTGTTGCGAATATAAGTACATATTCCGTCCAGTCTTCCTTGTGCATAAGGGCGTTGTATCTTGGGAATGATAATTTGACTGACTTTAACCTTCATATCTTTGTTAAGGTCAAGCTCTTTCCTATATATATCTATAAATGTATATCTCTCATTCATTGATCGTTCTCCTCATTGCTTATATAGTTTATAATAACATCATAAACATATCTGTGATACGCATTCATATCTTCTTCTGTCCAAAGAGAATGATTGGTTCCCTTTTGGTCAAAGAACTTTGCAAAGATGTATTGTGTAGCAATAGGAACAAATACACCTTGTTTGATACGCTCTATGATAATATGGCGTTTGGTACAGAAAAGACTATTTCCATACATTCTGTTGGTAGTTGCATCAAGAAGGGTTAAGTTTCCGATGGAGTTTTTAATTTCTTCATCAGCTTCAACCTCCTTGGCATTCTTCTTCAATATGTCAATAACTATATCATAACCTTTTTCTTCCAGATTTTGCTGAATCTGCTTACGCTCTTCTTGGGACAGTTCTTCAGAGCGGTATTCCATTGCAGTCTTGATCCACTCAATCTTGTCTTCCTCCCTTTTTAGTGCATTAGTATGGAAAGAGTCAATATGTTCAATATCCCAGTTCTGCGCACTGAGTACGTCAAATGGGAACTTATATACATCTGAGTCAGATTCGAGCTTTTGGTTTTGCTCATTCAGAAGGTGAATATTCAAAGTCAACAGTAGTTTGTAGATGTTGTCATGCTCCTTATAAGTATTAAGGATAAGCTTCTTGTCTTTGTCTACCTTGATACCGCGAAGATGGTAAGATATGCGCTTTTTCAAATAACGTTCAAAGTCAGCTCTACTTGACAGTTCGGGCATGTAGTCGAAATGGAGGACCAATCGACACAAATCTTCACCACACTGGCTTAACAAGCCAATGAAATTGTAGGTGGATGGGGAAGAGAACCAGTCATCGAGTGTGCGGAACAGTTCCATGACCTCGTTCCATGCTTCTGCAACTTCAAGTTGCAAGTCCTCACCAATCTTCCCCTCAAATCGATTATAGTAGAAACGGAAGATCTCACTCTGTCTGGTGTCCATCAACTTCTCGTCAACAACCTTCAAAATGTTGTCCCATTCCTCTTCTGGCACTTCTTTCAATACATTCTTCTTGTATATCAAATTAAAGAGGAAGTCTATTCGGTTAGGCAGATCAAAGCCTTTCTTTTGAAGGAAGTACCAGAAATTGTTGGCATGGAGTGTATTCTCTATAAACTCCCATTCCAGAGCCAGTTCAGACTGTTTGATATACTTGTCGCCAGCGGTAAAATTCTTTTTTAACAGGAACAAGCCTTTGATAAGTTCAGCATCAGTTAACCTAATCTTGCCTGTATTTATCTTTTGGAACTCCTTAATGTTATTCTTTTCCTTGCTCTCAGCTATTTCATACCATAACACTTGTACAGAACCTCCTTTAGTGTCGCTCATTCCATTGAGCAACTTAAAGAAAGAGGTTCGAATATTGTCAAGACTTCCTCCCAATTGATAGCGGATATTGATTGCCTTTCCGTCCGTCTTTATCCACTCAGAAATATACTTGAAAGCATTTGCCATGTGGAAAAAATCTACGTTTTCCTTGAAATCATCTTCGCTACTATCCTTAATTGTTCTCATGGACATGCTTTCAAGGAATTTAGCAGAACCGTCACGAGTAGCATAGCAAATATGATACAATTCCTTACCGTCCTCTTCTTCTTTCAGCGTTTCTGCATCCCATCCCTTCTGATCCATAAGGTATTTGTACAGAAGGTATATGGTGGTTAATCGCTGTTGCCCATCGATGATCTCCCAGACTCCACGTTCTTTGATGTCGTCGTTGTATTTATCCTTAAAAATGAATTTCAACTTTTCTTTGTCAGTAATTGAACGTGCAATAATTGGCTGAAGACAATAGAACTGGTCTTGCTTCTTTTCTTTCCCTTCATTTGCAAAGTCATTTGTGAAACATAGAAGGTCTCGGAGTAAATCTCCAACTTGCTTCACAGTCCAACGATAACCTCTTTGATAGGAAGGGATATAGAAGTATCTTCCATCAAGGAGCTCGCCTATTGCATATTGATATATAGAGTTGTCCATATTGTTTATTTAGCTTGTTTGACTATATCACTAACTCTTTAGGAGATACACCGAGCAAATCTGCTACCTTGAAGATGGTGACAAGATTAGGTTGCTTGCGATTACAAACGTAGGCGTTGGTGATGCTGAAACTCATACCCAACTCTTTGGCAAGCCACGTTTGGGTGATACCTCGCTTCTTCAAATGTTCCTTGATAAGGTTGCTATGCTCTTTTTTCTGTCCCATCGGATGATAGTTTATCTTGATATTGACTACAAAGTTATGAACTTATAATGAATAAAACGCAGAAAAACGGAACTTTCTCTCACTAAAAATAGTTTTTCCAGTGAGAGGAAGCCATAAGGAATCTCTTAAACAATCAATGATGATTGAAATATAAAATGAGTTTGCCCGAAATAGTCCACTATTTGAATGTATATTAAGCGTTTTGACAGTCTTTGATTTCCTTGCATCTCCCTATACTTCCCGCTATATCCCTGCCTCTTGGAATAACACCAAAAGCCCTCTACTTTTGCATCGTCAGACCTGACCAAAAGCCCTATGCGCAAGGGCAAGTTATTCATTTCAAAACAATTGAATTATGACGATAAACGAATTACTGGACAAGCCTGTTTGGCAGATGACTGGTGAAGAATTACTTTTCCTTGCACAACATGGTAATATTTCCACGAGCAGGGAATCAACAAAGGTTTCCTCCTCCAAAGAAGAAAAGCGATATGTGTATGGATTGGCTGGCATAGCACGTCTTTTCGGATGCAGCTTGCCCACAGCCAACCGTATCAAGCAGAGTGGTAAAATCAATCGTGCCATTACACAAGTGGGGCGTAAGATTATTGTTGATGCCGACCTTGCGCTGGAATTGGCAGGGCGAAAGATAGGAGGACGAGGATGAACACGACAGATTATGAAAACATTTGGAAAGCATCGCTCATTCACGTTACGGACGAGTTCTCGCTTCCGCCTGTTGTGCTGCAAGCAGGTGAAGCCATTATTGGCACACTGGGTAATTTCAGTGTGTCAACAGGCAAGGCGAAAGCAAAAAAGACTTTCAATGTGAGTGCCATCGTTGCAGCAGCCCTTGTCAATGGACAGGTGCTGGAATATCAAGCATCATTTCCTGAAAGTAAACGCACGATACTTTACTTTGACACGGAACAAAGTCCTTACCATTGTCAACTTGTAATGCAACGCATTTTGAAATTGGCAAAACTGCCGATAGACAAGGAACCACAGAATTTGAAGTTCAGTCATCTTAGAGCCATTGCTGACCCTAATGAACGCAGAGAAATCATCCGTTATGCCATCTACAGCACACCCAATGTGGGTTTGGTGGTCATTGACGGCATCCGTGATTTGATGCTCGATATCAACAATTCAACCGAGGCAACCAAGTTAGTGGGTGACCTGATGCAATGGACGAGCGAGCAGAATATCCACATCCAAACCGTGCTTCACCTCAACAAGGGGGATGACAACGCACGAGGACATATTGGGACGGAACTCAACAACAAGGCTGAAACAGTTCTTCAAATCACAAAGGACAACACTATGCCTGAACGCAGTATTGTTGCACCTTCCATCATTCGTTCCAAACCTTTTGAAAAGTTTGCCTTTCGGCTCAAGGAAATGGAAGATGAGGTGTGCGTTCCTGAAATCGACCAGACCTACACAGACAATGATCACAAACCCCATCGCTTCTCCTATCAAGAGTTAAGCGATAATGAACATCGGAACGCTTTGAATCAAGTGTTCTCTTCAAGTGAAGTCTTGCCCTATGGTGAACTAATTGTAGTTCTTAAAGAGGTTTATGCGGAGATTGTGGGACAATCCTACGGACAAACAAAGCTCAAGGAGCTTTTGCAATTCTTGCTCAACAAAGGCATAGTGGTTAAGGAAGAACGAGGAAAATATCGGCTCAACCATAATTCTTTACAATAAAACCTTTGGTCGGTCGGACACAGGCTATATATACCTGAACTAATCCGACCAAAGAGAAACAAACTTGGTCGGACGTGAAGGTGTGCCTATAGTGCACGACTGTCCGACCAATCCTAAGCCCTTCAGCCTCCAAAAGAAAAAAGCTGAGAGACTTATTCATTTCAAACATCAATACAAAATCACAATGGAAATACAAAATATCAAGCAAATCTCTATCACAGATTATTTGCAGCAACAGGGTTATTCACCTGCACGAGTACAAGGAATTCACTTTTGGTACTGCTCCCCACTACGCAACGAAAGTACACCATCCTTCAAAGTCAATACAGAGCGCAACCAGTGGTACGACTTCGGCTCAGGCGAACATGGCGACATCATCGACCTTGTATGCGCTTTACATCGTTGCACTATCAGCGAAGCCATCAGGCTTTTGAGTGGTGCTAAACAAGTAGCGCATCAAGAATTTTCTTTTGGTGGTGAAAGAAAAATCTCCGAGCGCAAATTGGAAATCCTATCTGCGCAACCGCTCTCCAATCCCTATTTGTTCCGCTATCTCGCAGCACGTGCTATTCCTCTTCCCGTAGCCAGCGCCTACTGCTCGGAAGTTCTATTCCAAAACATGAAACGGACATACTATGCCATTGGATTTGCAAACGATGCTTTGGGATGGGAAATCCGCAATATGTACTTCAAAGGATGCATCGCCCCAAAGGCTGTTACAACGATTAAAAGAGGAACCGACCGCCTACAAATCTTTGAGGGATTTATGGATTTTCTTTCGTGGCAAACGCTAAATCCTTCTTCAACCTCCGATGCCATAGTTCTTAATTCTTTGGCTCTTTTGCCACGCATACAAGAGAAGATAAAAAGCTACAAGCAAGTAGAAGGTTTTCTGGATAATGACGATGCCGGGCGTAAATCTTTTGCCGTTTTGAAGCAAATATGTCCGCAAATCGTTGATGGTTCTACACGCTACCTAGAGCACAAAGACCTTAACGAATGGCTCGTAACTCAATCCCAACTCAAATGCAAACAGCCGTTATCACCGACCACGAAGCGTGGTATCAGAAGATAGTATGTATCTGGGAAGCAAGTTTGTGTTTTGAGTATCTCAAAACCTACTTGCTCCCCAAGTTGGGAGGACAAATCCCGTTGGTCTCATTAAAAAATAAAAAATGGAACAGAAGAATAAAGGTGGGCGACCCACCAAGACATTATCAGAGAAACGGAAATATCAAGTACTTCTTCGGCTTAATACAATGGAGTACTACACCTTGTTGGGAAAAGCACGTGAAGCCTCTATCCCTCGACCTGAGTTTTTACGGCAGCTCATTACAAATGCAGAAGTAAAGAGCCGAATCAAGCCAGAGGAAATGCAACTCATCCGTACAGTTTCTGGCATGGCAAACAATCTTAACCAGATTGCCCATCGACTCAATGCTTTCGGCATCTCTGCACTCAACGAAGAACTGAATGCGCTGAAACAACTTATTCATGA is from Prevotella melaninogenica and encodes:
- a CDS encoding DUF3853 family protein, giving the protein MTINELLDKPVWQMTGEELLFLAQHGNISTSRESTKVSSSKEEKRYVYGLAGIARLFGCSLPTANRIKQSGKINRAITQVGRKIIVDADLALELAGRKIGGRG
- a CDS encoding AAA family ATPase — its product is MNTTDYENIWKASLIHVTDEFSLPPVVLQAGEAIIGTLGNFSVSTGKAKAKKTFNVSAIVAAALVNGQVLEYQASFPESKRTILYFDTEQSPYHCQLVMQRILKLAKLPIDKEPQNLKFSHLRAIADPNERREIIRYAIYSTPNVGLVVIDGIRDLMLDINNSTEATKLVGDLMQWTSEQNIHIQTVLHLNKGDDNARGHIGTELNNKAETVLQITKDNTMPERSIVAPSIIRSKPFEKFAFRLKEMEDEVCVPEIDQTYTDNDHKPHRFSYQELSDNEHRNALNQVFSSSEVLPYGELIVVLKEVYAEIVGQSYGQTKLKELLQFLLNKGIVVKEERGKYRLNHNSLQ
- a CDS encoding DUF262 domain-containing protein gives rise to the protein MDNSIYQYAIGELLDGRYFYIPSYQRGYRWTVKQVGDLLRDLLCFTNDFANEGKEKKQDQFYCLQPIIARSITDKEKLKFIFKDKYNDDIKERGVWEIIDGQQRLTTIYLLYKYLMDQKGWDAETLKEEEDGKELYHICYATRDGSAKFLESMSMRTIKDSSEDDFKENVDFFHMANAFKYISEWIKTDGKAINIRYQLGGSLDNIRTSFFKLLNGMSDTKGGSVQVLWYEIAESKEKNNIKEFQKINTGKIRLTDAELIKGLFLLKKNFTAGDKYIKQSELALEWEFIENTLHANNFWYFLQKKGFDLPNRIDFLFNLIYKKNVLKEVPEEEWDNILKVVDEKLMDTRQSEIFRFYYNRFEGKIGEDLQLEVAEAWNEVMELFRTLDDWFSSPSTYNFIGLLSQCGEDLCRLVLHFDYMPELSSRADFERYLKKRISYHLRGIKVDKDKKLILNTYKEHDNIYKLLLTLNIHLLNEQNQKLESDSDVYKFPFDVLSAQNWDIEHIDSFHTNALKREEDKIEWIKTAMEYRSEELSQEERKQIQQNLEEKGYDIVIDILKKNAKEVEADEEIKNSIGNLTLLDATTNRMYGNSLFCTKRHIIIERIKQGVFVPIATQYIFAKFFDQKGTNHSLWTEEDMNAYHRYVYDVIINYISNEENDQ
- a CDS encoding DUF262 domain-containing protein — protein: MKVKVSQIIIPKIQRPYAQGRLDGICTYIRNTLLNEMFENFKTDEIFDFNFIYGIVRPSNDEYVMELLDGQQRMTTLFLVYWYITNCELTEDEEENKVIRDALHRFVYETRSTSTVFCHKLASYRIDLSGQTPSKVIRQAKWYFKSFDRDSTITAMLTMLDAIHERYINQDNKALYTKLANIQFYVKSLGFFNLSEELYIKMNARGLQLSPFENFKADLTNYIGGIDYPPFKEQVPLYCKDSEEQVEFHFNFSVKLDAKWIDIFWRKGFENFDASYMSFFSRFFACKYIISTKDIVNDRDIRQDSTLRKIYTDAESRTEANEYLGFQEFKSILTNHPEYVLTLDKVLDTFYQYDFKDSKKAIYEMLVPTWEKPSLEGDDFYSNINTKMTHIKLITFGAVIEFIEAFKSFDTEAFKQWMRIVWNVVENTNIDSLTPVSSLIRKFSAIIHSIAKRLSDGDSFYYALSLWKEDNTDERENRALLEEVLKASRIAENDEWLPIFEDAEKHPYFRGMVMFFYKEGMSLSDYQHSLSLAKDMFDESGISPAYRQDHLLIRAIASQFVTWDDIRNRFITERAETNKYLKNILASNNSVRKMLTNVLESDNVETVKKGLSEYIDNAENFTSWPGTSDVEIEYCNMAVNRIRHDIKLYDWIATEEASGKAVLRIYWYEGHIMFAVPRKQYAKVALDTERAKIANTIANNYGFDYHDLNQLDMYKQYGDSFGNEIWLKQDRAHCILWIGFCQYHELKIQFECRAKKYAKELFGLLEDCSFIDGDERWVQIPSLVHFKKKKTVKDLSATIEDIFEVVTE
- a CDS encoding CHC2 zinc finger domain-containing protein encodes the protein MEIQNIKQISITDYLQQQGYSPARVQGIHFWYCSPLRNESTPSFKVNTERNQWYDFGSGEHGDIIDLVCALHRCTISEAIRLLSGAKQVAHQEFSFGGERKISERKLEILSAQPLSNPYLFRYLAARAIPLPVASAYCSEVLFQNMKRTYYAIGFANDALGWEIRNMYFKGCIAPKAVTTIKRGTDRLQIFEGFMDFLSWQTLNPSSTSDAIVLNSLALLPRIQEKIKSYKQVEGFLDNDDAGRKSFAVLKQICPQIVDGSTRYLEHKDLNEWLVTQSQLKCKQPLSPTTKRGIRR
- a CDS encoding plasmid mobilization protein yields the protein MEQKNKGGRPTKTLSEKRKYQVLLRLNTMEYYTLLGKAREASIPRPEFLRQLITNAEVKSRIKPEEMQLIRTVSGMANNLNQIAHRLNAFGISALNEELNALKQLIHELMKRLKP
- a CDS encoding helix-turn-helix domain-containing protein; translation: MGQKKEHSNLIKEHLKKRGITQTWLAKELGMSFSITNAYVCNRKQPNLVTIFKVADLLGVSPKELVI